The following proteins are encoded in a genomic region of Necator americanus strain Aroian chromosome II, whole genome shotgun sequence:
- a CDS encoding hypothetical protein (NECATOR_CHRII.G5180.T1) produces the protein MFARKRLSRGVTKKNLSGSRDVDQSPVVQVRRKQTYGPNPRLGNRFPKADGATAIDKTIKEYVELTASKGVKGFQDEFKKMASYRAPNDLYKYESFNLNQKRNRYPDVICLESTRVRLTQDVPPSTDYIHANWVKFDKHDRTFIATQAPLENTIDDFWRMVFQERCSSIVNLTHKKEKDSMKSVMYWPEFAGSFKTYDKMFVNTKKIEYENKLPIYTIELVPEGCSDSHVVKMIHMSNWPDKGVPTSGRHVLRLLRMVVANRLDCGPIVVHCSAGIGRTGSIILIDVILRKLFTGEHVDMVELFKELRNQRAWAINNESLYVFVVYSVLDYIRAKYPNKFKDETQKFLDDFRALHPSMW, from the exons ATGTTTGCG AGGAAACGGCTCAGTCGTGGGGTAACGAAAAAGAACCTGAGTGGTTCGCGAGATGTGGACCAAAGCCCCGTAGTTCAAGTGCGAAGGAAACAA ACGTATGGGCCTAATCCACGTCTTGGCAACCGGTTTCCTAAAGCCGATGGTGCCACAGCCATTGACAAAACCATCAAAGAATACGTGGAGCTTACCGCATCCAAGG GAGTAAAAGGATTTCAAGATGAATTCAAGAAAATGGCCAGTTATAGAGCGCCTAATGACTTGTATAAATACGAGTCATTTAATCTCAATCAGAAGAGAAATCGATACccc GATGTTATCTGTTTGGAATCTACTCGTGTACGTTTAACCCAAGACGTGCCACCATCCACTGATTATATTCATGCGAATTGGGTAAAGTTTGACAAACACGATCGAACTTTTATCGCAACCCAG GCACCACTAGAAAATACAATTGATGACTTCTGGCGAATGGTTTTCCAAGAACGTTGTTCGAGCATTGTGAATTTAACCCAT aaaaaagaaaaggatagcATGAAGTCCGTAATGTATTGGCCAGAGTTTGCTGGAAGTTTTAAGACATACGACAAAATGTTTGTTAATACAAAAAAG atAGAGTACGAGAATAAGCTTCCAATCTACACTATTGAATTAGTTCCGGAAGGATGCTCAGATTCTCATGTTGTTAAAATGATTCACATGTCAAATTGGCCAGATAAAGGTGTACCTACTAGTGGGCGACATGTGCTGCGGTTGCTCCGAATGGTTGTA GCAAATAGGCTCGACTGTGGTCCAATAGTGGTACATTGTTCAGCAGGGATCGGTCGTACCGGCAGTATTATATTGATCGATGTTATTCTACGGAAGCTCTTCACTGGTGAACATGTTGAT ATGGTTGAACTTTTCAAAGAGCTTCGAAATCAACGTGCATGGGCCATAAATAATGAATCCTTATACGTATTTGTTGTCTACAGTGTCCTCGATTATATCAGG GCAAAATATCCAAATAAATTCAAGGATGAGACGCAAAAATTTCTCGACGATTTCAGAGCGTTGCACCCGTCGATGTGGTGA
- a CDS encoding hypothetical protein (NECATOR_CHRII.G5180.T2) → MFARKRLSRGVTKKNLSGSRDVDQSPVVQVRRKQTYGPNPRLGNRFPKADGATAIDKTIKEYVELTASKGVKGFQDEFKKMASYRAPNDLYKYESFNLNQKRNRYPDVICLESTRVRLTQDVPPSTDYIHANWVKFDKHDRTFIATQAPLENTIDDFWRMVFQERCSSIVNLTHKKEKDSMKSVMYWPEFAGSFKTYDKMFVNTKKIEYENKLPIYTIELVPEGCSDSHVVKMIHMSNWPDKGVPTSGRHVLRLLRMVVANRLDCGPIVVHCSAGIGRTGSIILIDVILRKLFTGEHVDMVELFKELRNQRAWAINNESLYVFVVYSVLDYIRSVAPVDVVNI, encoded by the exons ATGTTTGCG AGGAAACGGCTCAGTCGTGGGGTAACGAAAAAGAACCTGAGTGGTTCGCGAGATGTGGACCAAAGCCCCGTAGTTCAAGTGCGAAGGAAACAA ACGTATGGGCCTAATCCACGTCTTGGCAACCGGTTTCCTAAAGCCGATGGTGCCACAGCCATTGACAAAACCATCAAAGAATACGTGGAGCTTACCGCATCCAAGG GAGTAAAAGGATTTCAAGATGAATTCAAGAAAATGGCCAGTTATAGAGCGCCTAATGACTTGTATAAATACGAGTCATTTAATCTCAATCAGAAGAGAAATCGATACccc GATGTTATCTGTTTGGAATCTACTCGTGTACGTTTAACCCAAGACGTGCCACCATCCACTGATTATATTCATGCGAATTGGGTAAAGTTTGACAAACACGATCGAACTTTTATCGCAACCCAG GCACCACTAGAAAATACAATTGATGACTTCTGGCGAATGGTTTTCCAAGAACGTTGTTCGAGCATTGTGAATTTAACCCAT aaaaaagaaaaggatagcATGAAGTCCGTAATGTATTGGCCAGAGTTTGCTGGAAGTTTTAAGACATACGACAAAATGTTTGTTAATACAAAAAAG atAGAGTACGAGAATAAGCTTCCAATCTACACTATTGAATTAGTTCCGGAAGGATGCTCAGATTCTCATGTTGTTAAAATGATTCACATGTCAAATTGGCCAGATAAAGGTGTACCTACTAGTGGGCGACATGTGCTGCGGTTGCTCCGAATGGTTGTA GCAAATAGGCTCGACTGTGGTCCAATAGTGGTACATTGTTCAGCAGGGATCGGTCGTACCGGCAGTATTATATTGATCGATGTTATTCTACGGAAGCTCTTCACTGGTGAACATGTTGAT ATGGTTGAACTTTTCAAAGAGCTTCGAAATCAACGTGCATGGGCCATAAATAATGAATCCTTATACGTATTTGTTGTCTACAGTGTCCTCGATTATATCAGG AGCGTTGCACCCGTCGATGTGGTGAACATATAG